The following are from one region of the Thiocapsa rosea genome:
- a CDS encoding YeeE/YedE family protein: MWDQINPWLAGGGLAIGFAFGVVAQRSRFCVVSALSNFVIMRDYRQAHAYLAALGVAVLGTFALEWWHLVAIADSGYRRPAFNWLGALGGGLIFGFGAMLAGGCASRTLVRTAEGNLGALLTLLTFALVAMATMFGALGPVQAWVMARALPIGAGDASLSVILHWPIWVAPFAVGLACLYAILAFGRWRDHPGSIVAGLLIGLLVVAGWWVTGVPGVDEFDPQPPASITLAAPLARTATWLAMGQHTGSAFALLLVPGTLIGAGLAALVAGEFRWVAPASERVSAYLSGGALMGFGALLAGGCNIGQGLTGAATLSVSSLLAVTGIVGGMTLGMHWVSRTAA, from the coding sequence ATGTGGGATCAGATCAACCCTTGGCTGGCCGGCGGCGGACTGGCGATCGGCTTCGCCTTCGGTGTCGTGGCCCAGCGATCGCGCTTCTGCGTGGTGTCTGCCCTGAGCAACTTCGTGATCATGCGCGACTATCGCCAAGCGCATGCCTATCTCGCCGCACTCGGGGTGGCTGTACTCGGGACATTCGCACTCGAGTGGTGGCACTTGGTGGCCATCGCGGATTCCGGTTATCGCCGCCCCGCCTTCAATTGGCTCGGCGCGCTCGGCGGCGGCCTGATCTTCGGCTTCGGGGCGATGCTTGCGGGAGGCTGCGCGTCCCGCACCCTCGTGCGCACCGCCGAGGGAAATCTCGGCGCCCTGCTGACACTGCTGACGTTCGCCTTGGTCGCCATGGCCACCATGTTCGGCGCCCTAGGTCCGGTGCAAGCCTGGGTGATGGCTCGCGCACTGCCGATCGGTGCGGGCGACGCCTCTCTTTCCGTCATCCTGCATTGGCCGATCTGGGTGGCACCGTTCGCGGTCGGTCTGGCCTGCCTTTACGCAATCTTGGCCTTCGGCCGGTGGCGGGATCATCCCGGCAGCATCGTCGCGGGCCTGCTGATCGGGCTCTTGGTGGTCGCCGGCTGGTGGGTGACCGGTGTGCCGGGCGTCGATGAGTTCGATCCCCAGCCGCCGGCGTCGATCACCTTGGCGGCGCCCTTGGCACGAACCGCCACCTGGCTCGCGATGGGTCAGCACACGGGGAGCGCCTTCGCCCTGCTCCTGGTGCCGGGCACCCTGATCGGCGCAGGTCTCGCGGCGCTGGTTGCCGGTGAGTTTCGCTGGGTGGCGCCGGCGAGCGAACGCGTCTCCGCTTATCTGTCGGGCGGCGCGCTCATGGGATTCGGAGCCCTCCTGGCCGGAGGATGCAACATCGGCCAGGGGTTGACGGGCGCGGCCACCCTATCGGTGTCCTCTCTGTTGGCAGTCACGGGGATCGTCGGCGGGATGACGCTCGGGATGCACTGGGTCAGCCGAACCGCGGCCTGA
- the soxZ gene encoding thiosulfate oxidation carrier complex protein SoxZ: protein MARQQAEHKMAARMKDGAAEVKLLLSHPMETGNRTDPTTGLKVPRHFIRELVCDLNGETLLRAQWSWGMARNPYLAIRLPEARPGDRVRCRWSDERGVEDAMEVVVT from the coding sequence ATGGCGCGACAGCAGGCAGAGCACAAAATGGCGGCTCGGATGAAGGACGGCGCCGCCGAGGTCAAACTCCTCTTGTCCCATCCGATGGAGACAGGCAATCGAACCGATCCGACGACGGGACTCAAGGTTCCTCGCCACTTCATCCGCGAGTTGGTCTGCGATCTCAACGGGGAAACCCTGTTACGGGCTCAGTGGAGCTGGGGCATGGCCCGGAATCCATACCTGGCGATTCGCCTCCCCGAGGCGCGCCCGGGGGACCGCGTGCGCTGCAGGTGGAGCGATGAACGCGGGGTCGAGGACGCCATGGAGGTCGTCGTCACCTAA
- a CDS encoding thiosulfate oxidation carrier protein SoxY, whose product MRRRCLLSAGLATGSLAIAAQAGLLWPVTVLASDWPADGFYATRLEDAMAILFGGEPVEPSDHVQLQANAIAENGASVPIAIRTDLAGPLLLTLFSVSNPTPAVGRFELAPQLGGQLDTRVKMANSGDLIAVVTADGKHFSARRHIQVAAGGCG is encoded by the coding sequence ATGAGACGACGATGCTTGCTGAGCGCGGGTCTTGCAACCGGTTCCCTTGCCATTGCGGCACAGGCCGGGTTGCTCTGGCCGGTGACGGTGTTGGCCTCGGACTGGCCGGCGGATGGCTTCTACGCCACGCGCCTCGAGGATGCGATGGCCATCCTGTTCGGAGGGGAACCGGTCGAGCCGAGCGACCATGTTCAACTCCAGGCAAATGCGATTGCGGAGAACGGGGCCAGCGTCCCGATCGCGATCCGCACGGACTTGGCCGGCCCGCTCCTACTGACCTTGTTCTCCGTGAGTAACCCGACACCGGCCGTCGGTCGCTTCGAGCTGGCTCCGCAACTGGGTGGTCAGCTCGACACGCGGGTCAAGATGGCGAACTCCGGAGACCTCATCGCCGTGGTCACGGCCGACGGCAAACACTTCAGCGCCAGGCGGCACATCCAGGTTGCCGCCGGGGGCTGTGGTTGA
- a CDS encoding anaerobic ribonucleoside-triphosphate reductase activating protein: MSRQTPCPSDADGPSAAVSAEAKRLRIGGFVPLTTIDYPGELAAVVFCQGCPWRCGYCHNSALIDPSAAPIIAWPEVHAFLERRRGLLDAVVFSGGEPTLQSALAAAMTEVRGLGFKVGLHTAGPAPERLARLLHLLDWVALDIKALPEDYPAITGVPRSGDAAWESLALIQASGVTLEVRTTAMPDWTARDLAALAAALAQKGVRRYAVQACDTRHALDPRLAPPRIPLAQLAAAIDPASFDRFLLRGH; this comes from the coding sequence ATGTCTCGACAAACGCCCTGCCCGAGCGACGCCGATGGGCCGAGCGCTGCTGTCTCGGCGGAGGCGAAGCGCTTGCGTATCGGCGGCTTCGTCCCGTTGACAACGATCGACTACCCCGGCGAACTCGCCGCGGTCGTCTTCTGTCAAGGTTGTCCTTGGCGCTGTGGCTACTGCCACAACAGCGCCCTGATCGATCCGAGCGCGGCCCCGATCATCGCCTGGCCGGAGGTTCACGCATTCCTCGAGCGTCGCCGCGGGCTGCTCGACGCCGTCGTCTTCAGCGGCGGCGAGCCGACCCTCCAATCCGCACTGGCCGCAGCCATGACCGAGGTCCGGGGGCTCGGGTTCAAGGTCGGCTTGCACACCGCCGGCCCCGCGCCGGAACGCTTGGCACGGCTGTTACACCTTCTGGACTGGGTCGCTCTCGACATCAAGGCGCTGCCTGAAGACTATCCCGCGATCACGGGTGTCCCCCGATCAGGGGATGCAGCCTGGGAGAGTTTGGCGTTGATCCAAGCGTCCGGCGTTACGCTGGAGGTCCGAACAACGGCCATGCCGGACTGGACCGCGCGCGATCTCGCGGCGCTTGCCGCCGCGCTCGCTCAGAAGGGCGTGCGGCGATATGCCGTTCAAGCCTGCGACACTCGGCACGCCCTGGATCCTCGCCTTGCGCCGCCGAGAATCCCGCTCGCGCAGCTCGCGGCCGCCATCGATCCCGCATCCTTCGACCGATTCCTCTTGCGTGGTCACTGA
- the ybeY gene encoding rRNA maturation RNase YbeY — MNGDGPVTLDLDLDLDLDLDLELDLQIACDAADLPTPTDFERWAAASLAGRRRRAALTIRLVDTGESAALNGTYRGREGPTNVLSFPFDLPPELELGLDPQDSIADLLGDLVICADVVQCEAREQCKTAQAHWAHMVVHGVLHLLDYDHLTESDAEEMETLESGILGALGFPSPYEDQTAHDGQRPI; from the coding sequence ATGAACGGCGATGGACCCGTTACGCTGGATCTGGATCTGGATCTGGATCTGGATCTGGATCTGGAGCTGGATCTCCAGATTGCCTGCGATGCGGCGGATCTTCCGACCCCGACCGACTTCGAGCGCTGGGCAGCGGCCTCCCTGGCCGGTCGACGCAGGCGTGCGGCCCTGACCATTCGCCTCGTGGATACCGGGGAGAGTGCTGCCCTGAACGGAACCTATCGCGGGCGTGAAGGGCCGACCAATGTCCTCTCCTTTCCGTTCGATCTTCCGCCCGAGCTGGAGCTCGGTCTCGACCCGCAGGATTCGATCGCCGATCTGCTTGGCGATCTCGTGATTTGTGCCGACGTGGTGCAGTGCGAGGCACGCGAACAGTGCAAGACGGCCCAGGCCCACTGGGCCCACATGGTGGTGCACGGCGTCCTGCATCTGCTTGATTACGATCATCTTACCGAGAGCGATGCCGAGGAGATGGAAACCCTGGAATCGGGTATCCTCGGCGCTTTGGGATTTCCTTCACCTTACGAGGATCAAACAGCACACGATGGCCAGCGACCGATCTAG
- a CDS encoding ribonucleoside triphosphate reductase: MGHQQNTLSTLPLRVRKRDGVEVRFDAAKIESAIRRAGQASGEFGTPEASLLTAQVVKVLAHRYGAERLPDIEGIQDVVEQTLISANHFETARSYIVYREQHKKLRDEHRTLVDVGGSINEYLDRSDWRVAANANQGYSLGGLILNTSGKMIANYWLSHVYPPEIGQAHRDGDIHIHDLDMLSGYCAGWSLRTLLNEGLNGVPGKVEAGPPKHMSSAIGQIVNFLGTLQNEWAGAQAFSSFDTYMAPFVRVDGLDYPHVKQAIQELIYNLNVPSRWGCQCVDDETECLTENGWKRHDQIALGEKIATLDWRTNQLEYLEPLAITAYDFDGDMYVLRNRTQEQWVTPRHKILRKVFNSDDRWVLEDIETVAQLKSPVIIPNAWETTSTLEVDDKLVMLMAWVVAEGNFDFSNGRRRVALYQSTGNPENAAEIEWLLHELDLSWHRYEHTGTYANFPVCRYRLNRDASDFVLGYLERKCVPGFIRTLSVRQIRLFLDTYVKGDGSVEESGRVRIYTNDRENLDALQELCALAGYGSTVYTRKDSGVHVLNIIRNRDTYIQLIERKPYKGLVWCPTTRNGTFVARRRGKTFVTGNTPFTNLTFDWVCPEDLREQVPVIAGVEQPFTYGDLQTEMDLINRAYIEVMTEGDAKGRIFTFPIPTYNITSDFPWDSENAEHLFEMTAKYGLPYFQNFLNSELTPNMVRSMCCRLQLDLRELLKRGNGLFGSAEQTGSLGVVTINCARLGFTHRGDEAGLLARLDRLLDLSRNSLEIKRKVIQRHMDAGLFPYTKRYLGTLRNHFSTIGVNGINELIRNFTNDSDDITTAWGHAMACRILDHVRARMVEFQESTGSMYNLEATPAEGTTYRFAREDKKRFPDILQAGTSETPYYTNSSQLPVGYTDDPFEALAMQEALQTKYTGGTVLHLYMNEQISTTDACKRLVRRALENFRQPYITVTPVFSICPKHGYIAGEHEFCPVCDRELIARKTAALDATLASVG; this comes from the coding sequence ATGGGACACCAGCAGAACACCCTGTCGACCCTGCCCTTGCGGGTCCGCAAGCGCGACGGTGTCGAGGTGCGTTTCGATGCGGCCAAGATCGAGTCTGCGATCCGTCGCGCCGGACAGGCGAGCGGCGAGTTCGGTACGCCCGAGGCGAGTCTGCTGACCGCGCAGGTGGTCAAGGTGCTGGCACATCGTTACGGGGCCGAGCGCCTGCCCGACATCGAAGGCATCCAGGATGTCGTCGAGCAGACGCTGATCAGCGCCAACCACTTCGAGACCGCCCGCAGCTACATCGTCTATCGCGAGCAGCATAAGAAGCTGCGCGACGAGCATCGCACGCTGGTCGATGTCGGCGGCTCCATCAACGAATATCTCGACCGCTCGGACTGGCGGGTCGCGGCCAATGCCAACCAGGGTTACTCCCTCGGCGGCCTGATCCTCAACACCTCGGGCAAGATGATCGCCAACTACTGGCTGAGCCACGTCTACCCGCCCGAGATCGGCCAGGCCCATCGCGACGGCGACATCCATATCCACGATCTGGACATGCTCTCCGGCTACTGCGCCGGTTGGTCGCTGCGCACCCTGCTCAACGAGGGGCTGAACGGGGTCCCGGGCAAGGTCGAGGCGGGTCCACCCAAGCACATGTCCTCGGCGATCGGGCAGATCGTCAACTTTCTCGGCACGCTTCAGAACGAGTGGGCCGGTGCACAGGCGTTTTCGAGCTTCGATACCTACATGGCGCCTTTCGTGCGCGTCGACGGGCTGGATTACCCTCATGTCAAACAGGCGATCCAGGAGCTGATCTACAACCTGAATGTGCCCTCGCGTTGGGGTTGCCAGTGTGTCGACGACGAGACCGAGTGTCTGACCGAGAACGGCTGGAAGCGACACGACCAAATCGCCCTGGGCGAGAAGATCGCCACACTCGACTGGCGCACTAATCAGCTCGAATATCTGGAACCGCTGGCGATCACCGCCTACGACTTCGACGGCGACATGTACGTGCTGCGCAACCGCACGCAGGAGCAATGGGTCACGCCACGGCACAAGATCCTGCGCAAGGTCTTCAACAGCGATGACCGCTGGGTACTGGAAGACATCGAGACCGTCGCGCAGCTGAAGTCCCCGGTGATCATACCCAATGCCTGGGAGACCACCTCGACGCTCGAGGTCGACGATAAGCTGGTCATGCTGATGGCCTGGGTGGTCGCCGAGGGCAATTTCGACTTCAGCAACGGTCGCCGCCGGGTTGCTCTCTATCAGTCGACGGGAAATCCGGAAAACGCCGCCGAAATCGAATGGCTGCTGCACGAGCTCGATCTGAGCTGGCATCGCTACGAGCACACCGGGACCTACGCCAATTTCCCCGTCTGCCGCTATCGCCTGAACCGGGACGCGAGCGACTTCGTGCTCGGGTATCTCGAGCGCAAGTGTGTCCCCGGATTCATCCGCACCCTGTCGGTCCGGCAGATCCGACTCTTCCTCGACACCTACGTGAAGGGCGACGGCAGCGTCGAGGAGAGCGGACGCGTCCGGATCTACACCAATGACAGAGAGAATCTCGATGCCCTGCAGGAGTTGTGCGCATTGGCCGGCTACGGCAGCACGGTCTACACGCGCAAGGACTCCGGCGTGCACGTGCTCAACATCATCCGCAACCGCGACACCTACATCCAGCTCATCGAGCGCAAGCCTTACAAGGGTCTGGTCTGGTGCCCGACCACACGCAACGGCACCTTTGTCGCACGCCGTCGCGGCAAGACCTTTGTCACCGGCAACACGCCCTTTACGAATCTGACCTTCGACTGGGTCTGCCCCGAGGATCTGCGCGAGCAGGTGCCGGTGATCGCGGGCGTGGAGCAACCTTTTACCTACGGCGATCTCCAGACCGAGATGGACCTGATCAATCGGGCCTATATCGAGGTGATGACCGAGGGCGACGCCAAGGGCCGGATCTTCACCTTCCCGATCCCGACCTACAACATCACCTCCGACTTCCCGTGGGACAGCGAGAACGCGGAGCATCTGTTCGAGATGACGGCGAAGTACGGCCTGCCTTACTTCCAGAATTTCCTGAACTCCGAGCTGACGCCGAACATGGTACGGTCCATGTGCTGCCGGCTGCAGCTGGACCTGCGCGAGCTTCTGAAGCGCGGCAACGGGCTCTTCGGCTCGGCCGAGCAGACCGGCTCGCTCGGCGTCGTGACCATCAACTGTGCGCGGTTGGGCTTCACCCATCGGGGCGACGAGGCCGGACTGCTGGCACGGCTCGACAGGCTCTTGGACCTCTCGCGCAACAGTCTCGAGATCAAGCGCAAGGTCATCCAGCGCCACATGGATGCCGGGCTCTTCCCTTATACCAAGCGGTATCTAGGCACGCTGCGCAACCATTTCTCGACCATCGGCGTGAACGGGATCAACGAACTGATCCGCAACTTCACCAATGACTCCGATGACATCACGACGGCATGGGGCCACGCCATGGCCTGCCGGATCCTGGATCATGTCCGCGCTCGGATGGTCGAGTTTCAGGAATCGACCGGCAGCATGTACAACCTGGAGGCCACGCCCGCGGAGGGCACGACCTATCGCTTCGCACGCGAGGACAAGAAGCGCTTCCCGGACATCCTCCAGGCCGGCACGTCCGAGACGCCCTATTACACCAACAGCTCGCAGCTGCCGGTGGGCTATACGGACGACCCCTTCGAGGCGCTCGCCATGCAGGAGGCGCTGCAGACCAAGTACACGGGCGGCACGGTGCTGCACCTCTACATGAACGAGCAGATCTCGACGACCGACGCCTGCAAGCGGTTGGTCCGGCGGGCACTGGAAAACTTCCGTCAGCCCTACATCACGGTGACGCCGGTGTTCTCGATCTGCCCCAAACACGGCTACATCGCGGGCGAGCACGAGTTCTGCCCGGTCTGCGACCGCGAGCTGATCGCACGCAAGACCGCGGCGCTCGACGCGACACTCGCGTCGGTCGGATGA
- the miaB gene encoding tRNA (N6-isopentenyl adenosine(37)-C2)-methylthiotransferase MiaB: MPRKLFIETHGCQMNEYDSARMADVLNASSGLELTKRAEDADVLLLNTCSIREKAQEKVFSQLGRWRALKLENPDLVIGVGGCVASQEGEAIRARAPYVDIVFGPQTLHRLPEMLKNLGERQAPQVDVSFPEIEKFDCLPAPRAEGPTAFVSVMEGCSKYCTYCVVPYTRGEEISRPFDDVIAEVAALAEQGVREVTLLGQNVNAYRGALADASGEDDAADLALLIRYVAAIDGIDRIRFTTSHPVEFSDSLIDVYADVPELVGFVHLPVQSGSDRILAAMKRGHTALEFRSKIRRLRQARPGIGISSDFIVGFPGETESDFAATMDLIEEVGFDQSFSFIYSRRPGTPAADYPDEVPLAEKKARLERLQARINDNARHYSQAMVGTLQRILVERPSRKDPFQLAGRTENNRVVNFTGAPALIGDFVDIEITEALPNSLRGRLVTAAPARIAMSGIGA, translated from the coding sequence ATGCCCCGCAAGCTTTTTATCGAGACCCACGGCTGCCAGATGAACGAGTACGACTCCGCGCGCATGGCGGACGTCCTGAACGCGTCTTCGGGTCTGGAGTTGACGAAGCGGGCGGAGGACGCCGATGTCCTGCTGCTCAACACCTGCTCGATCCGCGAGAAGGCGCAGGAGAAGGTCTTCTCGCAGCTCGGGCGTTGGCGGGCGCTGAAGCTTGAGAATCCTGACCTGGTAATCGGTGTGGGTGGCTGCGTGGCGAGCCAGGAAGGCGAGGCCATCCGCGCCCGTGCGCCCTATGTCGACATCGTGTTCGGGCCCCAGACACTGCACCGGTTGCCCGAGATGCTCAAGAACCTCGGTGAGCGCCAAGCGCCGCAGGTCGATGTCTCCTTCCCTGAGATCGAGAAATTCGATTGCCTTCCGGCACCGCGTGCCGAGGGGCCGACCGCCTTCGTGTCCGTGATGGAAGGCTGCTCCAAATACTGTACCTACTGCGTCGTACCCTATACGCGCGGCGAGGAGATCAGCCGGCCGTTCGACGACGTGATCGCGGAGGTCGCCGCCTTGGCCGAGCAAGGCGTGCGCGAGGTCACCCTGCTGGGGCAAAACGTCAATGCCTATCGCGGCGCTTTGGCCGACGCGTCCGGCGAGGACGACGCCGCGGATCTTGCCCTGCTGATCCGCTATGTCGCCGCGATCGACGGGATCGACCGCATACGCTTCACCACCAGCCACCCGGTGGAGTTCTCGGATAGTTTGATCGATGTCTATGCGGATGTGCCCGAGCTCGTGGGCTTCGTGCACTTGCCGGTGCAGTCCGGCTCGGATCGCATCCTCGCCGCCATGAAGCGCGGGCACACGGCGCTGGAGTTTCGCTCCAAGATCCGACGGCTCCGGCAGGCTCGGCCGGGGATCGGCATCTCCAGCGATTTTATCGTCGGCTTTCCGGGCGAGACCGAGAGCGACTTTGCCGCGACCATGGATCTGATCGAGGAGGTCGGGTTCGATCAGAGCTTCAGCTTCATCTACAGCCGGCGCCCCGGCACACCCGCGGCCGACTATCCCGACGAGGTGCCGCTTGCCGAGAAAAAAGCACGTCTGGAACGGCTTCAGGCCCGCATCAACGACAATGCCCGTCACTACAGCCAGGCGATGGTCGGCACCCTTCAGCGGATATTGGTCGAGCGGCCGTCGCGCAAGGACCCGTTCCAGCTTGCCGGTCGGACCGAGAACAACCGCGTGGTCAACTTCACCGGTGCGCCCGCGCTGATCGGTGATTTCGTGGACATCGAGATCACCGAAGCGCTCCCCAACTCGCTGCGTGGTCGTCTCGTTACCGCCGCGCCGGCGCGCATTGCGATGAGCGGAATCGGCGCTTGA
- the nrdD gene encoding anaerobic ribonucleoside-triphosphate reductase encodes MTHQTIELKTEERTRCEVWTRVMGYHRPVSAFNAGKRAEHAERCYFTEAPNGSAIRDERRAAA; translated from the coding sequence TTGACCCACCAAACCATCGAGCTGAAGACCGAAGAGCGCACCCGTTGCGAGGTCTGGACGCGCGTCATGGGCTATCACCGCCCGGTTTCGGCCTTCAACGCAGGCAAGCGTGCGGAGCACGCCGAGCGCTGCTACTTCACCGAGGCACCCAACGGATCCGCAATCCGTGACGAGCGCCGCGCCGCCGCCTAG
- a CDS encoding DUF302 domain-containing protein, with product MKTSLRTSLKGSLSLMLATLLSTAALADDVQRHGESYVIYLPATLQYSEVVDRVQTEILAQNWDVVNVQDVGLGLRKLGVWTDNTIIQACQSQYLKQAVRKDPFISLIIPCRFTVFREHVATGPGGDYEAKPARIVVGFADPVSEAKALGIAQVDEAQAAAEELREVLVRVADFYKP from the coding sequence ATGAAGACGAGCTTGAGAACTTCCCTGAAGGGATCGCTGAGCCTGATGCTCGCCACCCTGCTGTCCACCGCGGCCCTGGCCGACGATGTCCAGCGCCACGGTGAATCCTACGTCATCTATCTGCCTGCCACGCTGCAATACAGCGAAGTGGTCGATCGGGTGCAGACCGAGATCCTGGCCCAGAACTGGGATGTGGTGAATGTCCAGGATGTCGGTCTCGGTTTGCGCAAACTCGGGGTCTGGACCGACAACACCATCATCCAGGCCTGCCAGTCACAGTATCTGAAACAGGCCGTGCGTAAAGACCCTTTCATCAGCCTGATCATTCCCTGCCGCTTCACCGTGTTCCGCGAGCACGTCGCAACGGGGCCGGGCGGGGATTACGAGGCAAAACCGGCCCGCATCGTCGTCGGGTTCGCCGACCCCGTCAGCGAGGCAAAAGCACTCGGCATCGCGCAGGTCGATGAGGCCCAAGCGGCAGCGGAGGAGTTGAGGGAGGTCCTTGTCCGCGTCGCGGACTTCTATAAGCCCTAA
- a CDS encoding PhoH family protein, with product MSTQPQTLDLELEPADNVRLANLCGQLDQHLRQLERRLGIEISNRGVNFRLIGDPEGVRLCEQLLRDLYAETAAEVLTPETIHLWLQESGADALLESAEDRLPDVVIKTKRGLIRARGPNQQSYLHAMLKHDINFGVGPAGTGKTYLAVACAVEALESDSVRRLLLVRPAVEAGERLGFLPGDLAQKIDPYLRPLYDALFEMLGFEKVTKLLERNVIEVAPLAYMRGRTLNDSFIILDEAQNTTPEQMKMFLTRIGFGSTAVITGDVTQVDLPRGQPSGLRQAVEILKDVEGISFTFFNARDVVRHALVQRIVNAYDAFEQPVPLRGRDSKA from the coding sequence GTGTCCACTCAACCGCAAACCCTGGATTTGGAACTTGAGCCTGCCGACAACGTGCGGCTCGCCAACCTTTGCGGCCAGCTCGATCAGCACCTGCGCCAGCTTGAGCGTCGACTGGGCATCGAGATCAGCAATCGCGGCGTCAACTTCCGGCTCATCGGCGATCCCGAAGGGGTCCGCCTCTGCGAGCAGCTGCTCCGGGATCTCTATGCCGAGACCGCAGCCGAGGTGCTGACACCCGAGACGATTCATCTTTGGCTCCAGGAGTCCGGGGCCGATGCGCTTTTGGAGTCGGCCGAGGATCGTTTGCCCGATGTCGTCATCAAGACCAAGCGCGGTCTGATCCGTGCGCGTGGACCGAATCAGCAGAGCTATCTCCACGCCATGCTGAAGCACGACATCAACTTCGGCGTCGGCCCTGCCGGGACGGGCAAGACCTATCTTGCGGTGGCCTGCGCGGTCGAGGCACTCGAATCCGACAGCGTGCGCCGGCTCTTGTTGGTTCGCCCGGCGGTGGAGGCCGGCGAGCGCTTGGGATTCCTGCCCGGCGATCTGGCCCAAAAGATCGATCCCTATCTGCGTCCGCTCTACGATGCGCTCTTCGAGATGCTCGGTTTCGAGAAGGTGACCAAGCTGCTCGAGCGCAACGTCATCGAGGTCGCCCCGCTGGCCTACATGCGTGGGCGCACGCTCAACGACTCCTTCATCATCCTGGACGAGGCCCAAAACACGACGCCCGAACAGATGAAGATGTTTTTAACGCGCATCGGCTTTGGCTCGACTGCGGTGATTACGGGCGACGTGACCCAGGTCGATCTGCCGCGCGGGCAGCCTTCCGGTCTGCGCCAAGCGGTCGAGATCCTCAAGGACGTCGAGGGCATCAGCTTCACCTTCTTCAACGCCCGCGACGTGGTGCGCCATGCACTGGTTCAGCGCATCGTCAATGCCTACGATGCCTTCGAGCAGCCGGTTCCGCTGCGAGGGCGGGATTCGAAGGCATGA